ACAGTATTATTAAAGCAGCAGTGGTTTTTCTGGTTATTGTTGGCATGCAAGCATCTGTTGCTTTTGCGACAACTGCAAAGGCACGACACATTTTGGTTAAGAGTAGATATGAGTGCGAAAATATAAAAAACAATATTTTAAACGGAGCTGATTTTGCTGAAATGGCGCGTATGTATTCAACGTGTCCTTCAGGACGAAAAGGCGGAGACCTCGGAGAATTTTCACCTGGGCAGATGGTAAGAGAATTTGATGAAGTGGTATTTACTGAAGATATAGGAAAAGTACACGGTCCGGTTAGAACACAGTTTGGCTTCCATCTTATTGAAATTACTGAGAGATCAGAATAGTGAGACTGATAAAGTCGCAAGTAAAACTATGCGAAGTTACTATAGACGAATTATCCCCCTGCTATACACTGAGACTGTAAAACTCACAGGCTGAGTCCGAGAAATCTAGTGGAATTGAAGATCTAGGAATAAGCATGGCAATTGTAGTACATGAAGAGCGCCAATTAAGTATTTTTGAAAAATATCTAACTCTGTGGGTGATAGTGTGTATTGGGTTAGGTATTGGGCTCGGAAAGTTCTTTCCTGGAGCCGCAGTTTCATTAGATGCTCTGTCCTTTTATAAGGTATCGATACCAATTGCAATATGTCTTTTCTTTATGATGTATCCAATCATGGTAAAGATTGATTTTGGCGAAGTTATCAAAGCAGGAAAAACTCCCAAGCCGGTAATGCTCACTTTATTTATTAACTGGTTAGTTAAGCCGTTTAGCATGTTTTTCATAGCTACTCTATTTCTGGGTGTGCTTTTTAAGAAGTTTTTGCCGGGGACAGAGATTGTAAAGGGTGGTGCGGATGTAGAGCTCTATAGATCATATATTTCCGGTTGTATACTGCTCGGTATTGCGCCGTGCACTGCAATGGTGCTCATATGGGGGCACTTATCAAAAGGAAATGACGGGCATACGCTTGTTATGGTGGCAATAAATTCTCTTGCAATGCTTTTTCTGTATGCTCCTTTAGGCGGGTGGCTATTAGGGGTTAATAAAATGCCGATACCATGGCAGACCATTTTACTATCTGTTGTTATTTATGTCGGACTGCCGCTTTTAATGGGATATTATTCTAGAAGATGGATTATTGCTCATAAAGGATTTAAATGGTTTGAAGAAAAGTTTATTCATTATCTTACCCCTGTATCGATAGGGGCACTACTCGTTACGCTTGTTCTTCTCTTTTCACTTAAAGGAGAATTGATTATTGTCCAACCACAGGTCATATTTATAATTGCCATACCGCTTTTTATCCAGACATGCTTTATTTTTATTATTACCTATGCGCTTGCACGATGGTTAAAACTGCCATACAGAGATGCGGCACCATCAGCGCTTATCGGTGCAAGCAATCACTTCGAGGTAGCAATAGCTACTGCAGCAATGCTTTTCGGATTATCTTCGGGAGCGTCACTTGCGACGGTTGTTGGAGTATTAATTGAAGTACCGGTAATGCTTATGTTGGTAAGGGTATGTTTGAAAACAAGAAAAGCATTCCAATAAAACTAATAATCTCCACTTTATTGTTTTAGTACTCTGTAGTAGAATATCGAAAAGTGTTTTTCTGACGTTGCTATGTATTTTAATAGTATAGTATGGAACATATCTATGGATAAGCTTATCTACATTGCACTTGGTGGAGCGGTCGGTTCAGTTCTGCGGTATCTTGTCTCCGGAATATTCTACAGATATTCAAATGGTGTTTTCCCTTTAGGAACATTGGGTGTTAATCTTATAGGATCACTTTGTATTGGTGTTCTGTGGGGATTTTTTGAATCGGTGACAGTTTCAGTCAATGTGCGAAGCTTTCTCATGATCGGTCTTCTTGGGGCATTTACAACATTTTCTACATTTACCTTAGAGAATTTTCATTTGTTACGTGACGGTGAAATGAAAGTAACATTAATAAATATTCTTGTAAGTAATGTTCTTGGGATTATAGTTGTGTTTGCAGGTTATTTTTTTATTCGCAGTATTCTAAGTTTTG
This region of Candidatus Ancaeobacter aquaticus genomic DNA includes:
- the arsB gene encoding ACR3 family arsenite efflux transporter; translated protein: MAIVVHEERQLSIFEKYLTLWVIVCIGLGIGLGKFFPGAAVSLDALSFYKVSIPIAICLFFMMYPIMVKIDFGEVIKAGKTPKPVMLTLFINWLVKPFSMFFIATLFLGVLFKKFLPGTEIVKGGADVELYRSYISGCILLGIAPCTAMVLIWGHLSKGNDGHTLVMVAINSLAMLFLYAPLGGWLLGVNKMPIPWQTILLSVVIYVGLPLLMGYYSRRWIIAHKGFKWFEEKFIHYLTPVSIGALLVTLVLLFSLKGELIIVQPQVIFIIAIPLFIQTCFIFIITYALARWLKLPYRDAAPSALIGASNHFEVAIATAAMLFGLSSGASLATVVGVLIEVPVMLMLVRVCLKTRKAFQ
- a CDS encoding peptidylprolyl isomerase, whose translation is MKETYMKNSIIKAAVVFLVIVGMQASVAFATTAKARHILVKSRYECENIKNNILNGADFAEMARMYSTCPSGRKGGDLGEFSPGQMVREFDEVVFTEDIGKVHGPVRTQFGFHLIEITERSE
- the crcB gene encoding fluoride efflux transporter CrcB — translated: MDKLIYIALGGAVGSVLRYLVSGIFYRYSNGVFPLGTLGVNLIGSLCIGVLWGFFESVTVSVNVRSFLMIGLLGAFTTFSTFTLENFHLLRDGEMKVTLINILVSNVLGIIVVFAGYFFIRSILSFVK